A genome region from Coffea arabica cultivar ET-39 chromosome 7e, Coffea Arabica ET-39 HiFi, whole genome shotgun sequence includes the following:
- the LOC113701263 gene encoding uncharacterized protein isoform X3 codes for MTIAGAATEQCKKAMKIGLSLFGRRFNSSKCKTMAKMAVARIKLLRNKREVVIRQMRRDIAMLLEKKQDATARVRVEHVIREQNIMAANEFIELFCELIVARLQIIAKRRDCPADLKEGISSLIFAGPRCSEIPELLAIRDVFEKKYGKDFVSAATDLRPNAGVNRMLIEKLSVRTPSGEVKLKVMKEIAKEYQVDWDTTESEMELLKPPEERIEGPTTFASASSLPVKPVMNHSVAPEPPLTSKHPGVGESKTLHFQDSASAAEAAAKSATEAIAAAEAAAYLVGKETHASGFHNDCDEEIDVEEPPLNLRRHSYTVPPAKSDVKFDESDVDEEIEMEKPGQGMNQPPHRPAPQAPGMQGKQDSFPRVHPRLPDYDTLAARFEALKYRKS; via the exons ATGACTATTGCAGGCGCAGCGACTGAACAGTGCAAGAAGGCCATGAAGATCGGGCTTTCTCTCTTCGGCAGACGTTTCAACTCCTCCAAATG CAAGACGATGGCGAAGATGGCGGTGGCAAGAATAAAGCTACTGAGGAATAAGAGGGAGGTGGTGATTAGGCAAATGAGGAGAGACATAGCTATGCTGCTTGAGAAAAAACAGGATGCTACTGCTCGAGTCAGG GTTGAACATGTAATAAGAGAACAGAACATTATGGCTGCAAATGAGTTCATTGAGCTTTTCTGTGAACTCATTGTGGCCCGACTTCAGATTATTGCAAAGCGAAG ggattGCCCTGCTGACCTGAAAGAAGGGATATCAAGTTTGATCTTTGCTGGCCCTCGTTGCTCAGAGATTCCAGAACTCTTGGCTATTCGGGatgtttttgagaaaaaatatggAAAAGATTTTGTATCTGCAGCTACTGATCTACGACCCAATGCTGGAGTGAACCGGATG CTTATTGAAAAGCTTTCTGTTAGAACACCATCTGGTGAAGTAAAATTGAAAGTTATGAAAGAGATAGCAAAGGAATACCAGGTTGATTGGGATACAACAGAATCTGAGATGGAGCTGCTCAAGCCTCCAGAAGAGCGTATA GAAGGACCAACTACTTTTGCAAGTGCTTCCAGCTTACCTGTCAAGCCAGTCATGAATCATTCAGTGGCACCAGAACCCCCTCTGACCAGCAA GCATCCAGGTGTTGGAGAAAGCAAAACCTTGCATTTTCAAGACTCAGCATCAGCTGCTGAAGCTGCTGCTAAGTCTGCGACGGAAGCAATTGCTGCTGCAGAAGCTGCTGCCTATCTGGTTGGTAAAGAGACGCATGCATCTGGTTTTCACAACG ATTGCGACGAAGAAATTGACGTGGAAGAACCACCTTTAAATCTTAGAAGGCACAGCTACACTGTCCCTCCTGCAAAGTCAGATGTCAAATTTGATGAATCAGATGTTGATGAGGAAATTGAGATGGAGAAACCTGGACAAGGAATGAACCAGCCACCTCACAGGCCTGCACCACAGGCACCTGGAATGCAAGGGAAACAGGATTCATTTCCTCGAGTTCACCCTAGATTACCAGACTATGATACTCTTGCTGCACGTTTTGAAGCTCTCAAATACCGCAAGTCTTAG
- the LOC113701263 gene encoding uncharacterized protein isoform X1, with translation MTIAGAATEQCKKAMKIGLSLFGRRFNSSKCKTMAKMAVARIKLLRNKREVVIRQMRRDIAMLLEKKQDATARVRVEHVIREQNIMAANEFIELFCELIVARLQIIAKRRDCPADLKEGISSLIFAGPRCSEIPELLAIRDVFEKKYGKDFVSAATDLRPNAGVNRMLIEKLSVRTPSGEVKLKVMKEIAKEYQVDWDTTESEMELLKPPEERIEGPTTFASASSLPVKPVMNHSVAPEPPLTSKHPGVGESKTLHFQDSASAAEAAAKSATEAIAAAEAAAYLVGKETHASGFHNGKNGANMNKFSSVRSNSTGIYMPHDMAQDDEMMGDEYKVQKSIKRRSSENSHSSSAEHNNFDTPKVYRRHSYNVPSARSDIKFDDSDCDEEIDVEEPPLNLRRHSYTVPPAKSDVKFDESDVDEEIEMEKPGQGMNQPPHRPAPQAPGMQGKQDSFPRVHPRLPDYDTLAARFEALKYRKS, from the exons ATGACTATTGCAGGCGCAGCGACTGAACAGTGCAAGAAGGCCATGAAGATCGGGCTTTCTCTCTTCGGCAGACGTTTCAACTCCTCCAAATG CAAGACGATGGCGAAGATGGCGGTGGCAAGAATAAAGCTACTGAGGAATAAGAGGGAGGTGGTGATTAGGCAAATGAGGAGAGACATAGCTATGCTGCTTGAGAAAAAACAGGATGCTACTGCTCGAGTCAGG GTTGAACATGTAATAAGAGAACAGAACATTATGGCTGCAAATGAGTTCATTGAGCTTTTCTGTGAACTCATTGTGGCCCGACTTCAGATTATTGCAAAGCGAAG ggattGCCCTGCTGACCTGAAAGAAGGGATATCAAGTTTGATCTTTGCTGGCCCTCGTTGCTCAGAGATTCCAGAACTCTTGGCTATTCGGGatgtttttgagaaaaaatatggAAAAGATTTTGTATCTGCAGCTACTGATCTACGACCCAATGCTGGAGTGAACCGGATG CTTATTGAAAAGCTTTCTGTTAGAACACCATCTGGTGAAGTAAAATTGAAAGTTATGAAAGAGATAGCAAAGGAATACCAGGTTGATTGGGATACAACAGAATCTGAGATGGAGCTGCTCAAGCCTCCAGAAGAGCGTATA GAAGGACCAACTACTTTTGCAAGTGCTTCCAGCTTACCTGTCAAGCCAGTCATGAATCATTCAGTGGCACCAGAACCCCCTCTGACCAGCAA GCATCCAGGTGTTGGAGAAAGCAAAACCTTGCATTTTCAAGACTCAGCATCAGCTGCTGAAGCTGCTGCTAAGTCTGCGACGGAAGCAATTGCTGCTGCAGAAGCTGCTGCCTATCTGGTTGGTAAAGAGACGCATGCATCTGGTTTTCACAACGGTAAGAATGGCGCAAACATGAATAAATTCAGTTCTGTGAGGTCCAATTCTACTGGCATTTATATGCCTCATGACATGGCCCAAGATGATGAAATGATGGGTGATGAATACAAGGTCCAGAAGAGCATCAAGCGGCGGAGTTCTGAAAATTCTCATTCCTCAAGTGCTGAACATAACAATTTCGACACACCAAAGGTTTATCGAAGGCATAGCTATAATGTTCCATCTGCTCGTTCTGATATCAAATTTGATGACTCAGATTGCGACGAAGAAATTGACGTGGAAGAACCACCTTTAAATCTTAGAAGGCACAGCTACACTGTCCCTCCTGCAAAGTCAGATGTCAAATTTGATGAATCAGATGTTGATGAGGAAATTGAGATGGAGAAACCTGGACAAGGAATGAACCAGCCACCTCACAGGCCTGCACCACAGGCACCTGGAATGCAAGGGAAACAGGATTCATTTCCTCGAGTTCACCCTAGATTACCAGACTATGATACTCTTGCTGCACGTTTTGAAGCTCTCAAATACCGCAAGTCTTAG
- the LOC113701263 gene encoding uncharacterized protein isoform X2 gives MTMAKMAVARIKLLRNKREVVIRQMRRDIAMLLEKKQDATARVRVEHVIREQNIMAANEFIELFCELIVARLQIIAKRRDCPADLKEGISSLIFAGPRCSEIPELLAIRDVFEKKYGKDFVSAATDLRPNAGVNRMLIEKLSVRTPSGEVKLKVMKEIAKEYQVDWDTTESEMELLKPPEERIEGPTTFASASSLPVKPVMNHSVAPEPPLTSKHPGVGESKTLHFQDSASAAEAAAKSATEAIAAAEAAAYLVGKETHASGFHNGKNGANMNKFSSVRSNSTGIYMPHDMAQDDEMMGDEYKVQKSIKRRSSENSHSSSAEHNNFDTPKVYRRHSYNVPSARSDIKFDDSDCDEEIDVEEPPLNLRRHSYTVPPAKSDVKFDESDVDEEIEMEKPGQGMNQPPHRPAPQAPGMQGKQDSFPRVHPRLPDYDTLAARFEALKYRKS, from the exons ATG ACGATGGCGAAGATGGCGGTGGCAAGAATAAAGCTACTGAGGAATAAGAGGGAGGTGGTGATTAGGCAAATGAGGAGAGACATAGCTATGCTGCTTGAGAAAAAACAGGATGCTACTGCTCGAGTCAGG GTTGAACATGTAATAAGAGAACAGAACATTATGGCTGCAAATGAGTTCATTGAGCTTTTCTGTGAACTCATTGTGGCCCGACTTCAGATTATTGCAAAGCGAAG ggattGCCCTGCTGACCTGAAAGAAGGGATATCAAGTTTGATCTTTGCTGGCCCTCGTTGCTCAGAGATTCCAGAACTCTTGGCTATTCGGGatgtttttgagaaaaaatatggAAAAGATTTTGTATCTGCAGCTACTGATCTACGACCCAATGCTGGAGTGAACCGGATG CTTATTGAAAAGCTTTCTGTTAGAACACCATCTGGTGAAGTAAAATTGAAAGTTATGAAAGAGATAGCAAAGGAATACCAGGTTGATTGGGATACAACAGAATCTGAGATGGAGCTGCTCAAGCCTCCAGAAGAGCGTATA GAAGGACCAACTACTTTTGCAAGTGCTTCCAGCTTACCTGTCAAGCCAGTCATGAATCATTCAGTGGCACCAGAACCCCCTCTGACCAGCAA GCATCCAGGTGTTGGAGAAAGCAAAACCTTGCATTTTCAAGACTCAGCATCAGCTGCTGAAGCTGCTGCTAAGTCTGCGACGGAAGCAATTGCTGCTGCAGAAGCTGCTGCCTATCTGGTTGGTAAAGAGACGCATGCATCTGGTTTTCACAACGGTAAGAATGGCGCAAACATGAATAAATTCAGTTCTGTGAGGTCCAATTCTACTGGCATTTATATGCCTCATGACATGGCCCAAGATGATGAAATGATGGGTGATGAATACAAGGTCCAGAAGAGCATCAAGCGGCGGAGTTCTGAAAATTCTCATTCCTCAAGTGCTGAACATAACAATTTCGACACACCAAAGGTTTATCGAAGGCATAGCTATAATGTTCCATCTGCTCGTTCTGATATCAAATTTGATGACTCAGATTGCGACGAAGAAATTGACGTGGAAGAACCACCTTTAAATCTTAGAAGGCACAGCTACACTGTCCCTCCTGCAAAGTCAGATGTCAAATTTGATGAATCAGATGTTGATGAGGAAATTGAGATGGAGAAACCTGGACAAGGAATGAACCAGCCACCTCACAGGCCTGCACCACAGGCACCTGGAATGCAAGGGAAACAGGATTCATTTCCTCGAGTTCACCCTAGATTACCAGACTATGATACTCTTGCTGCACGTTTTGAAGCTCTCAAATACCGCAAGTCTTAG
- the LOC113702021 gene encoding uncharacterized protein, translating into MAAFNPKSKNHYRVRSVSLPTRSHPSTIRIEQAVNKLKTWETSSSSFSKADKICLSLSGLKELHEGIEELLALPLSQQALSQHQQDHMVNELVEESVRYIDVCSNARDTVMQMKEGIKGLQSSLRRSKLRELRTETDVASFMCSRKSLQKEISRSLAKLKHVDNKMVPLHLSNSEDDQLSIVLRALTEASLLNISTFSSLLLFLSVPVMKLKPTRWTLVSNFIYKGGLACEGERNNLNELEDVDIALGNLLIDDSCKDDGTERIESAQRKLEALETILESLENGLELLFRHLIRTRVSLLNILSAGTS; encoded by the coding sequence atggctgCGTTCAATCCAAAATCCAAGAACCATTACAGAGTTCGTTCTGTCAGCTTGCCTACAAGATCACATCCGAGCACAATCAGGATTGAGCAAGCGGTGAACAAGCTAAAGACTTGGGAGACATCCTCTTCTTCCTTCTCCAAGGCGGATAAGATTTGCCTGTCTTTGTCAGGCCTTAAAGAATTGCATGAAGGCATAGAGGAACTTCTTGCGTTGCCACTGTCTCAACAAGCCCTTTCACAGCATCAGCAAGATCACATGGTCAATGAGTTAGTTGAGGAATCTGTGAGATACATAGATGTTTGTAGCAACGCAAGAGATACAGtcatgcaaatgaaagaagGCATTAAAGGGCTCCAATCATCTCTTCGACGAAGCAAGCTGCGAGAATTGAGAACTGAAACTGATGTAGCATCTTTTATGTGCTCCAGAAAAAGCTTACAGAAGGAGATCTCAAGGTCTCTTGCAAAGCTGAAGCATGTAGATAACAAAATGGTCCCTCTGCATCTGTCAAATTCTGAAGACGATCAGCTGTCAATTGTGCTCAGAGCCCTGACTGAAGCGAGTCTCTTGAACATCTCAACTTTCTCATCTCTGCTGTTATTTCTGTCAGTTCCAGTGATGAAATTAAAACCTACTCGATGGACATtggtttcaaattttatttacaaAGGAGGATTGGCATGTGAAGGTGAAAGGAATAATTTGAATGAGCTGGAAGATGTAGATATTGCCCTTGGCAATTTACTCATTGATGATTCCTGCAAAGATGATGGAACCGAGAGGATTGAATCAGCTCAAAGAAAGTTGGAAGCCTTGGAAACTATACTTGAGAGCCTTGAAAATGGATTAGAGCTTTTGTTTAGACATTTGATCCGCACAAGAGTATCTCTTCTGAACATACTCTCAGCAGGAACATCTTAA